The sequence CAATGGTCAACGTTTCTTTTGTTTTCCTTGCTTAACTTAATTTGGTTGTTTTTACACCATAAACATTCTTGTGCTTCCCATTGTATTTTTTATCACATCCAGTAGAATTGTGCCCTCATGCTATATCAAAACATTAGTGGAAAAAGTATATAATAGCCTCATTCTGGAAAGTCTCATTACTACTTTTGTATTGCAGCAGGAGAAGGCAGTCCAATGTAGAACCAAACAAGGTGTGTTCTCTCTGTAGTACTGATACATCTTGGATATCATTTCTTTACACAGAGAATTGCATCTTCTACTATGGACTAAATTTGCTTATGCTAATGCTTTGGGCTCTTGTCACATCCTTTGCTTACTTCTTACCATTTGTACACAAACTGATTGAACTATAGAAGAATAATCATTTGCTTCTTACCATTTGTACACAAACTGATTGAACTATAGAAGAATAATATGGGCCAATCTGTTAAGTGTACTTTAAAACTCATGTTGAAAACCAGATCCAAAAGACTTGGTGCACCATTTGGTAAATCAGACTATTGGTTACAACTGTTATCGAATGGTTGCTCTTTTATTTTCTCTCACTTGGCTTTTATTTGGCATCTACTCACATTTTTGTAATGCAACAGATATTTCCAACATGACTTAGGGAAAACTAGCTAATGAAAAGTCACGTATCAAAACATGTTCTGCCAAACTATGTCATTGTGATCCACTACACTGTTTAATGGAGCCAGAGTCATATGTCTCATCCAGTTATCAGTGACATTGATTATGGTGCCAAACATTAGTTAGTGTAATTTCTCCCACACATGGCATCAACTCTAGTCACGAGTTTTCATTCTTCCATGAGTATCTACTATCTAGGTTAACTACTGGTTACGTACTTTAACTGTTTGATCTTGTACTTTTATCCCTGTGCACAAGTAGACAGCAGGTACTGAGAAGGAAACATCTATGTTTGGGAACATAGTATTTCCTTAGTCCCAAGACAACACTGTGGTATTTGAGCATACCATGGTATTTTAGACTAAAATATGTTTGGGAGCACATCTAAAAACTCTGTATTTTAAACCATGGTTTTACCAATACCATGGTATTTGTGGGGTAAAAAAAACTTTGATCTAGACCAAAGTTTTTTGTTTGCACACGGCTATAGTCTTCTCTTCTCCTACGCTACAACTGAAATACTATGTCTCCAAATAGGTGTTGGATTGGACTTGGATTGGACTGATGTAAAATATTAAATATACCATATGTATGTCATGACATACAATAAACTGTGGTATTATAAACTGTGTTTTGAGAAATAGAGTTCCCAAACAGGCCCTACATTGTCTATTGGTTGAATCCTGACCATGCGTTgaagttttttttttaaaaaactcGACTTGCGGGGGATAAGACAACCCCAGGCATTATATTAAGAGACCTTCTCACGTAGGTCGAGAAAACCTCCGAACCCCTGTCCCACACATACACAGCAGcaccgtagcccatgtgagaacacTACCGCGACTTGGACAaggccttagacctgtgctttggcgtgacACAGATGAGAGTTAGTTTTAACCACAACCTGAATTTCGCTCTCACGGGGAGCCGAACctaggacctgaggagtgctattcagaccacctaaccaactcagctggaGGTCCTCCATATTTTCACATTTCTAGATGTTAATTTTAGACATTTTTTGCTTTTGCTTCCAAAGCATTATTCTGTTCTTTTAAAGAGAATTTAGTCAACCTTTCATAGTGTCTTCTGGTGCCTTGCTCTATTCATAAAAAAGGGCACCAGGCTTGACCATACTGACATATACATGCATCTTCCTGAATACGAGGACAGTTATTGCCGCTGAAGAAACAACCTTTGGCACATTGTTGCACTGTATTTATATGAGGATTACCTAGTTAGAATTATCGATTAAGTACTTGGGATGCAAGTGATATGATCTCATCTAATGGCAGAGTGACCTAATTTAGCTAGTTGATCTCATATTTGATTGCTACAATAGATCAACTAGCTAGTTACTGGCAACTATCAAAACATTGTGAACAATGGGTTTGTACTGCAGGACCTTGGCTTCGGGGTGAACAAACGAGGTGAAACGTGGGAAAGGGTTACTCAAATTCGTGACAAATTTGAATATGACAGAGAAAGGAGAATGAGAGAACGAGGTAAGTTCATATTTGTTTGTACCAGATGTTTTTTTTTTCGTTGATGATGTTTTTGTCTTCAAGGTTATACACATAAAATTTAAATGAATGATATGAGGTATTGTTTCTTGCAATAAATGACAGCTCACTCCTTTTGACAACTCATCAAAATATACTGTTATAGATAGTTCTGCATGTTAAGTTCTTGTAATATCTCCCTGTTTCTTGCAGCATTTGCTCCCATGAACACTGAGAACAATTATGCTCGGCGTGACCCAAGATTTAGAAGCCAGGATGATTCAAGTTTTGCTCATACGAACATGAGTGATGATTTTGGCTTGCATGTTCAAACTTTTGGAAACCGTTCTGATCAAAGTTATGAAAATGAGTCAAATTTCAGGAATAAGCGTGATTCAAGTTTCCAACATGAACCAAGTGACAGAAACCAGCGTAATTTAAATATCCAAAACGAACCAAGTTTCAGAAACCACCGATATCCAGATTTCCAAAACCAAGGTGGCACAAGAAGTCAGACATTTGATGAGTAGAGGGTGAAAAAAAAGTGGCTACTGATTTGCTGGCAACGTGAGCATGCTGGTTTTGCTGATTTCTGTGGTGGCTCGTATGAGATGTTGTAATTTATTCTAAAATGATTGGTGTAAGAAATTATCTCTTGTGGTAGCTGGTTGCAACAAAATAGAAAGGAAGAGATCTGCTGTTATAATCTTGTAATATACGTTGGCTACTTACTAAGCCAAAAACCGTAGGCATTGGATTTTGGGCTTGCACGTTGCTGAGCAAGTTAAAAGTTGGAATAATGAGGCTAATTTCCAAATCTGCCTTTGCAAAAAGAATGCAGGTTGCTCCTAACGTATCTCAACAAACTTATTTTCTGCTTGCATTTGAAATGCGCATTTGTTTATTTCTTTAGGTTCACCGGCAACAATGGTAGTGGATTCGATTTGATCGTCGTGTCGTGTTTagatttttttattttgttttataaaGCAACGTTTCTAGTTCTCCCACAAATGGGCCCAATTCAGCTACAGAGACAAGCCCAATTGAGCTACAGAGACAAGCCGAATAATCTAGGCCCACTGTGTGCAATGCGGTGTGGTTCACTGCGAAGATATAATGATGAGCCAGCAGGTTGGACGGTCGAGATTCTCCAAATCCTAGTAGCCGACTAGCCGTCCGCGCAAAACCCTCCCTGCTCAGACTCGTCTGCTGCagctcctcctccgccgccgtATCAAACGCACTCTCCTCCGCCGCCGCCCGAGGCAAGATGGTAAGCTCTAATCCCCTCATCTTCAGCTTACTCAAGATCCGAATTTGTTGCGCCGCTCATCGCCATCGTGCTCGATCGGATCCTGAGATTGATTGGTTGCGCAGGTTCTCCAGAACGACATCGACCTTCTGAACCCGCCGGCAGAGCTCGAGAAACTCAAGCACAAGAAGAAGCGCCTCGTCCAATCCCCCAACTCCTTCTTCATGGTACTTGTTCTTATCCCTAATATTCTCCCGTATCTGTGGTGGGTGTAAACTAGGCCGTTTTCCGTTCACCTTTTCTCTATCCCCCATGTGTTAATTGTGAAAAATATTATTTTTGTGTTGCAGGATGTCAAGTGCCAGGGATGCTTCAGCATGTAAGTTTTCCTACCGCTCATATTTCATCCAAGGGTTGGATTTGTCTGCATCTCGTCATTGATTAATTGTGGTTTACCATTGAACCTGGCCGGTGCATGTGTTTGGCCTAAAGCCCTAAACTGAGGTTCTTTTGAACTGAAATATTTTTCCTGTTAGTAAATAATTTATCCGAGTGTAGCTATTATCACAGTCACAGTGATGGGTGAAGGCTAATATGTTACTGATACATTGGGACAAAGAAGACTAGCCTGTTAGTAAGCTGTTGTTAGATGCTTTGTATTTATTGTTGCACGGCGATCCATATTATGAAGTTATCTTGTTTGACCTCCAAGATGATTATGTGTAATTTTGCATAGTCTATAGTAGCAACTTTCTACAAGTTAAGGTATTAAGTAGAGTTTGAGACAATGTTTGTAAAAGCTGTTAATAGCCTGTTACTGGTCCAATTCTATTTTTTTTGCTTATTTGTTTGTACGTCAATGTTGAATACATATTATGGAGTTGGACTGTTTGGCCTGCAAAATGTTTTTCTGCAGTTTTACAGCCTTTTTACCTTACATGGTTAGTGTATAGTAGTAACTTTCTACAAGTTAAGGTATTATTTAGAGTTTTGGGAAGCTGTTTATAAAG is a genomic window of Zea mays cultivar B73 chromosome 5, Zm-B73-REFERENCE-NAM-5.0, whole genome shotgun sequence containing:
- the LOC100276742 gene encoding uncharacterized protein LOC100276742 — its product is MLRCAYTQRRWAHRRGGFVTGSTGWSKPPPPGLGRAAGVGTKKSEWWTVDGEMHEIGESVPHRERFAIPRDNLPNRRRKQMREQFMRRTRLVLKDSEHETWCKNYMELYQELRENWERLYWDEGYSKKIAESHANYDSAEEDDIDFSPYSRRRQSNVEPNKDLGFGVNKRGETWERVTQIRDKFEYDRERRMRERAFAPMNTENNYARRDPRFRSQDDSSFAHTNMSDDFGLHVQTFGNRSDQSYENESNFRNKRDSSFQHEPSDRNQRNLNIQNEPSFRNHRYPDFQNQGGTRSQTFDE
- the LOC100276742 gene encoding uncharacterized protein isoform X1, which gives rise to MLRCAYTQRRWAHRRGGFVTGSTGWSKPPPPGLGRAAGVGTKKSEWWTVDGEMHEIGESVPHRERFAIPRDNLPNRRRKQMREQFMRRTRLVLKDSEHETWCKNYMELYQELRENWERLYWDEGYSKKIAESHANYDSAEEDDIDFSPYRRRQSNVEPNKDLGFGVNKRGETWERVTQIRDKFEYDRERRMRERAFAPMNTENNYARRDPRFRSQDDSSFAHTNMSDDFGLHVQTFGNRSDQSYENESNFRNKRDSSFQHEPSDRNQRNLNIQNEPSFRNHRYPDFQNQGGTRSQTFDE
- the LOC103627157 gene encoding 40S ribosomal protein S27, translated to MVLQNDIDLLNPPAELEKLKHKKKRLVQSPNSFFMDVKCQGCFSITTVFSHSQTVVVCPGCQTVLCQPTGGKARLTEGCSFRRKGD